From one Thalassoroseus pseudoceratinae genomic stretch:
- a CDS encoding potassium channel family protein, giving the protein MQRIAVIGLGRFGVALARQLSRSGAEVIAIDNEMSWVNEVQDDVAVAVRIDSTERDALINQEIDKVDVAVVAIGENFEAALLTTVILKKLGVPKIICRSQSEFHTEIFRQIGADEVIQPEIQAGERLGHSLANPQLEDLISLGEGYTLIEVRAPKEFVGQSIRSIGIRQHFGVNLITIRRPIPNTTPPQYQVVGVPKPEESIHESDILVLVGTDEALAKLPKE; this is encoded by the coding sequence ATGCAACGTATTGCAGTCATCGGTTTGGGACGATTTGGTGTCGCGTTGGCTCGGCAACTTTCACGGAGCGGTGCCGAAGTTATCGCGATCGATAACGAAATGAGTTGGGTCAACGAGGTCCAAGACGATGTCGCCGTCGCCGTCCGTATCGACAGCACCGAACGCGACGCATTGATCAATCAGGAAATCGACAAAGTCGATGTGGCCGTCGTCGCAATCGGGGAGAACTTCGAGGCGGCATTGCTGACGACGGTGATTCTGAAGAAACTCGGCGTGCCGAAAATCATTTGCCGATCGCAGTCGGAATTTCACACGGAAATCTTCCGGCAAATCGGTGCCGACGAGGTTATTCAACCGGAAATTCAAGCCGGTGAACGGCTCGGACATAGCTTGGCGAATCCGCAATTGGAAGACCTGATCAGCCTGGGTGAAGGTTATACGCTGATTGAAGTGCGAGCCCCGAAAGAGTTCGTGGGTCAATCCATTCGCTCGATCGGCATTCGCCAGCACTTCGGCGTGAACCTCATCACGATTCGTCGCCCGATTCCCAACACGACCCCGCCGCAGTATCAAGTGGTCGGGGTTCCCAAGCCGGAGGAATCCATCCACGAGTCCGACATTCTTGTGCTCGTCGGAACCGATGAAGCGTTGGCAAAGCTTCCCAAAGAGTGA
- a CDS encoding bifunctional nuclease family protein, whose protein sequence is MLVRMELARIIINDIADQYLIYLREVDGDRIFPILIGLFEAMSINRRFTEEPPPRPMTHDLLKNMIEDLGGEAEDVVVNNLMDHTYYAVIRVRHDGELVEIDSRPSDAIALAVHYDPPLPIYVDSEVLDEVA, encoded by the coding sequence ATGCTGGTCCGGATGGAACTCGCGCGAATCATCATTAACGATATCGCGGATCAGTATCTCATCTATCTGCGTGAGGTCGATGGCGATCGCATTTTTCCGATTTTGATTGGCTTGTTCGAAGCCATGAGCATCAACCGGCGGTTTACCGAAGAACCACCGCCGCGACCGATGACTCACGATCTGCTCAAGAACATGATCGAGGATTTGGGTGGCGAGGCCGAAGACGTGGTGGTCAACAATCTAATGGACCACACGTATTACGCCGTCATTCGGGTGCGACACGATGGTGAGTTGGTGGAGATCGACAGCCGCCCCAGCGATGCGATTGCTCTCGCGGTGCATTACGATCCACCGTTGCCGATCTACGTCGATAGCGAAGTGCTCGACGAAGTCGCGTGA
- the ftsY gene encoding signal recognition particle-docking protein FtsY, which translates to MEEHRDGIAIAGTWLITHGVLSCGLIPSEKTTELAAMGLFDKLKGALSKTKTLLNTDVRDLFRSGEILGEPQLRQFEKRLIESDMGVVAADSIVSEVRSKHGGRTVDVEGIWTTVREQLKSMLKGEGDVRYDVTDPLSPLKLADSGPTVIMVSGVNGAGKTTSIAKLTNLLQKQGKKVVLAAGDTFRAAAVEQLTMWSERLGCEIVTRPSGTDPASVAFGGCEKTLETGADVCIVDTAGRLQTDKNLMQELQKIHRVVGKKIEGAPHESLLVLDATTGQNGLSQARNFSEIANCTGIVLAKLDGTAKGGVVVAVRQQMGIPVKYIGVGEKVDDMELFDPDAFVDALFTTA; encoded by the coding sequence ATGGAAGAACACCGCGACGGAATCGCGATTGCTGGCACTTGGCTCATTACTCATGGTGTCCTATCATGCGGATTGATTCCTTCAGAAAAAACTACGGAGTTGGCGGCGATGGGGCTGTTTGACAAATTAAAAGGCGCGCTGTCCAAAACAAAGACGTTGCTCAACACGGACGTCCGTGACTTGTTCCGCTCGGGAGAAATCCTGGGGGAACCACAGTTGCGGCAGTTCGAGAAACGTCTGATCGAATCCGATATGGGCGTGGTTGCGGCCGATAGCATCGTCAGTGAAGTCCGTAGCAAACACGGTGGACGAACCGTTGACGTCGAAGGAATCTGGACGACTGTCCGCGAACAACTCAAGTCGATGCTCAAGGGCGAAGGCGATGTGCGGTACGACGTGACCGATCCGCTCTCGCCACTGAAACTCGCTGATTCCGGACCAACGGTCATTATGGTTTCCGGAGTCAACGGTGCCGGCAAAACGACCAGTATCGCAAAACTGACGAATCTGCTCCAAAAGCAGGGCAAAAAGGTCGTACTCGCCGCCGGAGACACCTTCCGTGCCGCAGCCGTTGAACAGCTCACAATGTGGTCAGAGCGACTTGGCTGTGAAATCGTCACCCGTCCCAGCGGGACCGACCCCGCTAGCGTGGCCTTCGGTGGGTGTGAAAAGACGCTCGAAACCGGAGCCGACGTGTGTATCGTCGACACCGCCGGTCGCCTGCAAACCGATAAGAACTTGATGCAGGAACTGCAGAAGATTCATCGCGTTGTCGGCAAGAAGATTGAAGGCGCTCCACACGAAAGTTTGCTCGTCCTCGATGCGACCACCGGACAGAACGGGCTCAGCCAAGCCCGGAACTTCTCCGAAATCGCCAACTGCACCGGAATCGTCCTCGCCAAACTCGATGGCACGGCCAAAGGCGGCGTGGTGGTTGCGGTTCGTCAGCAGATGGGCATTCCGGTCAAGTACATCGGTGTCGGCGAGAAAGTCGACGACATGGAACTCTTCGACCCCGATGCCTTCGTCGACGCCCTCTTCACCACGGCGTAG
- a CDS encoding HD-GYP domain-containing protein — protein MSDRTPTVIQAVSVSDLRPGAKLPAAIYDARNPSVLLLGSGMRLSPENLERLQSRGVTQVAIESRHLAEICAKPQSTDPATDESAKSSKPDGPLDLRKYANKPLKSLIKKPPRKAYSAKNVGEFQGNRTQHSSQVRQVVKSASVTPSVSVTPLKSVTFDSMDMIINDVDIFVKLAIEPPADPSTNEHCLRTAQLAMAIATTLDHTVDEIQQLGMGCMISRVGMTQSGLQLVAEKRHLSSSDHVEIQKNPCRTFDLLQETPDMPMVARQVAYQMFERWDGSGYPRARAGSQIHPLACVAAVADVYVALSSPRPHRPAFTPYRAIEQLIADTRRGLFDPRAIRGLLQVVCLFPLGTYVELNDGSIGCVVRNNSEAYDRPVLELLCDPLLRPTSGQTLNLEEQTHLRVERVLSQVEIADIIQASEVSAKTPSAMSANRDVAV, from the coding sequence GTGTCCGATCGCACGCCCACCGTTATTCAGGCTGTCTCTGTTTCTGATTTGCGTCCGGGTGCCAAACTCCCCGCGGCAATCTATGACGCCCGAAATCCCAGTGTATTGCTCTTGGGTTCCGGTATGCGTCTCAGCCCGGAGAACCTCGAGCGATTGCAAAGTCGTGGGGTTACTCAGGTTGCGATTGAATCTCGACACCTTGCCGAAATCTGTGCGAAGCCACAAAGCACCGATCCCGCCACGGACGAATCAGCGAAATCCAGCAAACCCGATGGACCTTTGGATCTTCGGAAGTACGCGAACAAACCCCTGAAGAGTCTCATCAAGAAACCGCCCCGCAAAGCATACTCGGCCAAAAACGTGGGAGAATTCCAGGGGAATCGGACGCAGCACTCCTCTCAAGTTCGGCAAGTCGTGAAATCGGCCAGCGTGACTCCAAGCGTCAGCGTGACACCTCTGAAAAGCGTCACTTTCGATTCCATGGACATGATCATCAATGACGTAGACATCTTCGTGAAGCTAGCCATCGAACCGCCCGCCGATCCATCAACGAACGAGCATTGCCTGCGAACCGCTCAATTAGCAATGGCGATTGCCACGACTCTCGATCATACCGTGGATGAAATCCAACAACTCGGCATGGGATGCATGATCTCACGTGTGGGGATGACTCAGAGTGGACTACAACTCGTCGCCGAAAAGCGGCATTTGTCCTCATCGGATCATGTGGAGATTCAGAAGAATCCCTGTCGCACGTTCGACCTGTTGCAAGAGACCCCAGATATGCCGATGGTCGCTCGGCAAGTCGCCTACCAGATGTTTGAGCGTTGGGACGGCTCCGGATATCCGCGAGCACGCGCCGGTTCGCAGATCCATCCGTTGGCCTGTGTTGCCGCGGTCGCGGATGTGTACGTTGCGCTTTCGTCACCACGCCCACACCGACCGGCGTTCACACCGTATCGAGCCATCGAACAACTCATAGCCGACACCCGCCGAGGACTGTTCGATCCCCGAGCCATCCGCGGCCTATTGCAAGTCGTTTGCCTGTTCCCCTTGGGAACCTACGTGGAACTGAACGACGGCTCCATCGGCTGTGTCGTCCGCAACAACTCCGAAGCCTACGACCGTCCCGTGCTCGAACTTCTCTGTGACCCATTGCTACGGCCAACAAGCGGACAAACCCTCAATCTCGAAGAGCAAACCCATCTCCGCGTCGAGCGAGTCCTCTCCCAAGTCGAAATCGCCGACATCATCCAAGCCTCCGAAGTCTCGGCAAAGACTCCGTCTGCAATGTCGGCAAACCGCGACGTAGCCGTGTGA
- a CDS encoding carboxylesterase family protein has protein sequence MIAVCAVVACCFSSHAANAGEVRLANGVILEGRWAYLPGLGRADLMRKSAFRPVVMVDDSLRRYLVPKGQVENIDDAAGVTINQEHFSLPQRTKTRVAKFGQIGSVRVLDDFDDFGRRTVEVQTGRGPMKVVQGITKITPTHVEVKALTELNWEHAIATTSLKEEKLSAMIEKVIDENKPTEMMAVAIFYMQAGMYQRANKMLDRIIEKFAEMRPTAEEVRRELNDVQAGQLLAELRMRRQAGQNELASYVLRQFPTELGASVQKEISDQQENLRQQYENLDFVQSRLATLQQQVSQSDQQAELETLRATLRRELDLEGLDRLQPFVNLQGDVTLSPEEKLALAYSGWLLGGADAMTDLPRTLRLWQARYLVLEALRTYEVNTETRLIEELNDLEGVGIDVVMKMIPHLPPLLDTPSIRPLEPHVIEARELDPDTPVRYRVLLPHEYSPNHSYPAIVALHPEGRGGDWSTMWWGGNAEKPGQSARHGYIVIAPEYVDADTTAYSANTKSLRRVLRSLQDASKRFSIDSDRVFLSGHGMGADAAFDIGLTRPDVFAGVIPISGRLRENCKWKWENAEFTSWYIISGELAEASLQDTHHSQILMNMMKRGTRYDVIVAEYLGRGYETFYEEIHQLFDWMDLQTRQPQPKDLSTELVHTNQARYYWLAAEGLPVSINKRPITVEADILDGSTDHTTINLSTAAKLYTVWLSTDLIAYDRKLLIRMGGRRKYNEFPHPTFKALFEDYRERADHRRLYHTKIVVE, from the coding sequence GTGATCGCTGTTTGTGCCGTTGTCGCGTGTTGTTTTTCTTCGCATGCGGCCAACGCGGGAGAAGTCCGCCTCGCGAACGGCGTGATTTTGGAAGGTCGTTGGGCGTATTTACCGGGGCTGGGACGTGCGGATTTAATGCGGAAAAGCGCGTTTCGTCCGGTGGTGATGGTCGATGACAGCCTGCGAAGGTACCTGGTTCCGAAAGGGCAGGTTGAGAACATCGACGATGCCGCCGGTGTCACGATCAATCAAGAGCACTTCTCGCTTCCCCAACGGACAAAAACACGGGTGGCCAAATTTGGGCAGATTGGAAGTGTGCGGGTGCTTGATGATTTCGACGACTTCGGCCGTCGGACCGTTGAGGTCCAAACCGGTCGGGGGCCGATGAAAGTCGTGCAGGGCATCACCAAGATCACGCCAACGCATGTGGAAGTCAAAGCGTTAACCGAACTCAACTGGGAGCACGCAATCGCCACGACTTCTCTCAAAGAAGAGAAGCTCTCAGCGATGATCGAAAAGGTCATCGACGAGAACAAACCGACTGAAATGATGGCCGTTGCGATTTTCTACATGCAAGCGGGGATGTACCAGCGAGCGAACAAAATGCTTGACCGCATCATCGAGAAGTTCGCGGAAATGCGACCGACCGCCGAGGAAGTTCGCCGGGAACTCAACGATGTGCAAGCCGGGCAGTTGTTGGCTGAGTTGCGGATGCGTCGGCAAGCCGGTCAGAACGAACTCGCCAGTTATGTGTTGCGGCAATTTCCTACGGAGTTGGGGGCGTCGGTTCAGAAGGAGATTTCCGATCAACAAGAGAATCTCCGCCAGCAGTACGAGAACCTTGATTTCGTGCAATCTCGTTTGGCCACCTTGCAGCAGCAAGTTTCCCAAAGTGATCAGCAAGCCGAACTCGAAACGCTCCGCGCCACGTTGCGACGAGAGTTGGATCTGGAAGGGCTGGACCGTCTTCAACCATTTGTGAATCTGCAAGGCGATGTCACGCTTTCGCCGGAAGAAAAGTTGGCGTTGGCTTATTCCGGTTGGTTGCTCGGTGGGGCCGATGCAATGACCGACTTGCCACGCACATTGCGACTCTGGCAGGCACGGTACTTGGTGTTGGAAGCGCTCCGTACGTACGAAGTGAACACCGAAACCCGACTCATCGAGGAGTTGAACGACTTGGAAGGCGTGGGCATCGATGTGGTGATGAAGATGATTCCGCATCTACCGCCACTGTTGGACACCCCCAGCATCCGTCCGCTCGAACCGCATGTGATCGAGGCTCGCGAACTCGATCCCGATACTCCGGTGCGGTATCGGGTGTTGTTGCCGCACGAGTACAGCCCGAATCATTCCTATCCGGCGATTGTCGCGTTGCATCCGGAGGGACGCGGCGGCGATTGGTCCACGATGTGGTGGGGGGGCAATGCGGAAAAACCCGGGCAATCCGCTCGGCATGGATACATCGTCATCGCCCCCGAATATGTCGACGCCGATACAACCGCATATTCCGCGAATACGAAATCGCTCCGCCGCGTTTTGCGATCACTTCAGGATGCCAGCAAACGGTTTTCGATCGACTCCGACCGCGTGTTCCTCAGCGGTCACGGCATGGGGGCGGACGCCGCTTTTGACATCGGGCTCACGAGGCCCGACGTGTTCGCCGGAGTAATTCCGATTTCTGGTCGACTGCGGGAAAACTGCAAATGGAAATGGGAAAACGCCGAATTCACCTCTTGGTACATCATCTCTGGCGAACTCGCGGAAGCCTCGCTGCAAGACACGCATCATTCGCAAATTCTGATGAACATGATGAAACGCGGCACCCGGTACGATGTGATTGTCGCGGAGTATCTCGGGCGGGGCTACGAAACCTTCTATGAAGAGATTCACCAACTCTTCGATTGGATGGATCTGCAAACCCGTCAGCCACAACCGAAGGATCTTTCGACCGAACTCGTTCACACGAACCAAGCCCGCTACTACTGGTTAGCGGCCGAGGGGTTGCCGGTGAGCATCAACAAACGCCCGATCACCGTGGAAGCCGACATCCTCGATGGCAGTACCGACCACACCACCATCAATCTTTCGACCGCCGCCAAACTCTACACCGTTTGGCTCTCGACGGACCTCATCGCCTACGATCGCAAACTTCTCATCCGAATGGGCGGCCGCCGGAAATACAACGAGTTTCCCCACCCCACGTTCAAAGCCCTCTTCGAAGACTACCGCGAACGAGCCGACCATCGCCGACTGTATCACACCAAAATCGTGGTCGAATAA
- a CDS encoding pyridoxal phosphate-dependent decarboxylase family protein — translation METAARERIRAAYDPELFATLGGRMVERLTAHLRAIQSGETAVLNWNTPTENIDVANSLLNSGDGTRNTSLESFTAAVQTILDRGQNLHHPRYVGHQVPASVPIAGLFDAVGAVTNQVMAIYEMGPFASSVEVAMVERLGQEVGLTPGEFTGFVTHGGSLANLTSLLTARNVALPNSWQTGISQDCSPVLVSHAEAHYCIARSAGILGLGTDQVLKAALDDRRRIDPNQLDEQLTKLKRENRPVIAVAACACATPIGAFDPLEDIADVCEKHEVWMHVDAAHGGAAAFSEKYRHLVRGMDRADSFIWDAHKMLFVPALCAFVIYRNREHRFAAFQQNAPYLFDPTQGDIAEYDSGLKTIECTKRSAALGLWGLWSVFGRQLFADLVDTTFDLGKTFHEMLVDAPDFEPLHEPECNIVAFRHVPESLRNAPPDVLGSFNLRLRRDVMESGRFYLVPTASDGVGALRVTIINPLTTRDHLAELLDTLRSQGQQLRESMNP, via the coding sequence ATGGAGACGGCGGCACGGGAACGGATTCGGGCGGCTTACGATCCGGAGTTGTTTGCCACGCTCGGTGGGCGGATGGTCGAGCGGTTGACCGCTCATTTGCGGGCCATCCAATCCGGTGAGACGGCGGTGCTGAATTGGAACACGCCGACGGAAAACATCGACGTTGCCAATTCGCTGCTGAACTCAGGGGACGGGACCAGAAACACGTCGCTGGAATCGTTCACGGCAGCGGTGCAGACGATTTTGGATCGCGGGCAGAACTTGCATCATCCGCGGTATGTTGGGCATCAGGTTCCGGCGTCGGTGCCGATTGCGGGATTGTTCGATGCCGTCGGGGCAGTGACAAACCAAGTCATGGCCATCTACGAGATGGGGCCGTTCGCTTCGTCCGTCGAAGTTGCGATGGTCGAGCGATTGGGACAGGAAGTCGGTCTGACGCCCGGCGAGTTTACCGGGTTCGTCACGCATGGCGGATCGCTGGCGAATTTGACGAGTTTGCTGACGGCTCGAAATGTGGCGTTGCCGAACTCCTGGCAAACTGGCATTTCACAGGATTGTTCGCCGGTGCTGGTTTCCCATGCGGAAGCTCACTATTGCATTGCTCGATCCGCCGGGATTCTCGGATTGGGAACCGATCAAGTTCTCAAAGCCGCCTTGGACGATCGGCGTCGGATCGATCCGAACCAACTCGACGAGCAACTCACGAAGCTGAAACGAGAAAACCGTCCGGTGATTGCCGTTGCGGCGTGTGCGTGTGCGACGCCGATCGGTGCGTTTGATCCGCTCGAAGATATCGCGGATGTTTGTGAGAAACATGAGGTTTGGATGCACGTCGATGCGGCTCACGGTGGAGCGGCGGCGTTTAGTGAGAAGTATCGGCATCTTGTGCGGGGAATGGATCGAGCGGACAGTTTCATTTGGGACGCTCACAAGATGTTGTTCGTGCCGGCACTCTGCGCGTTCGTGATTTATCGCAATCGTGAGCATCGGTTCGCCGCCTTTCAGCAGAACGCACCGTATCTGTTCGATCCGACTCAGGGTGACATCGCCGAGTACGACAGCGGACTCAAAACCATCGAATGCACGAAACGTTCCGCGGCTCTCGGGTTGTGGGGATTGTGGAGCGTGTTTGGTCGTCAGTTGTTCGCCGATCTGGTGGATACCACGTTTGATCTTGGCAAGACATTCCACGAAATGCTCGTTGACGCTCCCGATTTCGAACCGCTGCATGAACCGGAATGCAACATCGTTGCCTTTCGACACGTTCCCGAGTCGCTACGGAATGCCCCGCCGGACGTGTTGGGAAGTTTCAATCTACGATTGCGACGAGACGTGATGGAGTCCGGCCGATTTTACCTCGTGCCGACCGCGTCCGATGGTGTGGGAGCACTCCGGGTGACGATTATCAATCCGCTGACGACCCGCGATCACCTGGCGGAACTGTTGGACACGCTGCGATCGCAAGGGCAACAGTTGCGTGAGTCGATGAATCCATAG
- a CDS encoding PEP-CTERM sorting domain-containing protein, translating into MRLFLAGVILAGGLDIATAGMTFTDFEGFATGVSVDGQGGWSVDITNLDEEVIDIGGNTVWRVSNAVTQDSLGDQPFSPRPGGVPTDTTSDPVNSNPDDFAGESSTGANNNRFFAEFDFRSTSSMFQPGLSVTVSGDNGTGGRQGFIDIEDSMDGLRLITYDVNLDGSFASGSNIVPGSGFLSRDVFHTFGMEILFNDGPKNDVINYFLNGALVHTSTSWEEYYRNVPWQFASHPLGVPTQSLIFRISGTAAPDTAGGGFYIDNVTTSTSAVPEPGTMVLFSVGLGGLGLIVLRQRRKQLAAC; encoded by the coding sequence GTGCGGTTATTTCTTGCAGGTGTCATTCTTGCAGGCGGACTAGACATCGCCACAGCCGGAATGACATTTACCGATTTCGAGGGATTCGCCACAGGAGTCAGTGTTGATGGTCAAGGCGGATGGAGTGTTGACATTACGAATCTCGATGAAGAAGTCATCGACATTGGTGGGAATACCGTTTGGCGTGTTTCCAATGCGGTGACCCAAGACTCGCTTGGCGATCAGCCTTTCTCACCGCGTCCGGGTGGAGTGCCAACGGATACCACCTCAGATCCTGTGAATTCGAATCCAGACGATTTTGCTGGAGAAAGCAGCACCGGGGCTAACAATAACCGATTCTTCGCCGAGTTTGATTTTCGGTCGACCTCGTCAATGTTCCAGCCAGGTCTAAGTGTGACTGTCAGTGGTGACAATGGAACCGGTGGCCGTCAAGGCTTCATCGATATCGAAGATTCAATGGATGGCCTGCGACTCATCACTTATGATGTCAATTTGGATGGCAGCTTTGCTAGTGGTAGCAACATTGTTCCAGGTAGCGGTTTCTTAAGCCGAGATGTGTTCCATACGTTTGGTATGGAAATCTTGTTCAACGATGGACCTAAAAACGACGTGATCAATTATTTCTTGAACGGAGCGCTCGTGCACACGAGTACCAGCTGGGAAGAATACTACCGCAATGTTCCATGGCAATTTGCTAGTCATCCTCTAGGAGTTCCAACACAATCACTGATTTTCCGCATTAGTGGAACGGCGGCTCCTGATACAGCAGGCGGTGGATTCTACATCGACAATGTCACAACGAGCACTTCGGCTGTCCCAGAGCCAGGCACCATGGTGCTGTTTAGCGTCGGACTTGGTGGGCTGGGTTTGATTGTACTTCGCCAAAGAAGAAAACAACTCGCTGCTTGCTAG
- a CDS encoding thioredoxin family protein, with amino-acid sequence MNFGEKFDQGLSYSAFLEQYGNANDQTRWQAVHEEVSLTAAQKELLAGFVREMKVLVLAGAWCGDCVNQCPIFDHFANATDKIQLRFYDRDANPDLAEILQTCGAARVPSVLFLSEDNFICGRYGDRTLAKYRKMASELSGAACSTGIVSQGDELLKTVTQEWLDEFERIQHMLRTSGRLREKHGD; translated from the coding sequence GTGAACTTCGGCGAAAAATTCGATCAGGGGTTAAGTTACTCCGCGTTTCTCGAACAGTACGGCAACGCCAACGATCAAACGCGTTGGCAGGCCGTTCATGAGGAGGTTAGTCTAACCGCCGCCCAAAAGGAATTGCTCGCGGGGTTTGTGCGGGAGATGAAAGTGCTGGTGCTCGCCGGTGCGTGGTGCGGCGATTGCGTGAATCAATGTCCGATTTTCGATCACTTCGCTAACGCGACGGACAAAATTCAATTGCGATTTTACGATCGCGATGCCAACCCCGATCTGGCGGAAATTCTGCAAACCTGCGGAGCCGCCCGCGTGCCCAGCGTGTTGTTCCTGAGCGAAGACAACTTCATCTGCGGCCGCTACGGTGATCGCACACTGGCCAAGTATCGCAAGATGGCCTCCGAACTCTCCGGCGCCGCCTGCTCCACGGGCATCGTAAGCCAAGGCGATGAGCTACTGAAAACCGTCACCCAAGAGTGGCTCGACGAATTCGAACGCATCCAACACATGCTCAGAACCTCCGGCCGCCTCCGCGAAAAGCACGGCGATTGA